Proteins encoded within one genomic window of Candidatus Cloacimonadota bacterium:
- a CDS encoding dihydroorotate dehydrogenase, with translation MHKRLKTKFLGVELESPLVLPAGVMGMSFSGMDIARINGAGIITSKSLTLQPRTGHKGPVIAEFEGGILNCMGLCNPGISNGLLEVNEFKKRSRTPVIVSVFATNTEDFLMLAKEVNNSRGDFLELNLSCPNVFDEFGIPLAASKDEVFKIVKAVKESSRLPVIAKLSPNVYNIVEIALAAQKAGADALCLINTVGPGMAIDAKMVKPVLFNKFGGLSGPCIKPIALKLIYQTHSAVDIPILGMGGVTYGIDAVEMLMAGATTIGVGTAVYYRGIEVFEKINNEIIEFLDENGYETVEDILKLEKLKL, from the coding sequence ATGCATAAAAGATTGAAAACAAAGTTTTTAGGTGTGGAATTGGAATCACCGCTGGTCTTGCCGGCTGGGGTGATGGGAATGTCTTTTTCAGGAATGGACATTGCGCGAATCAATGGAGCCGGAATTATAACCAGCAAATCTTTAACACTTCAACCAAGAACAGGTCACAAAGGTCCAGTTATTGCCGAATTTGAAGGCGGAATATTAAATTGTATGGGATTGTGTAATCCCGGAATTTCGAATGGCCTGCTCGAGGTTAACGAGTTTAAAAAACGCTCACGTACTCCTGTTATCGTGAGCGTTTTTGCTACAAATACAGAAGATTTTCTGATGCTTGCCAAAGAAGTTAATAATTCCAGAGGTGATTTCCTGGAACTCAATCTTTCCTGCCCCAACGTGTTTGATGAATTTGGTATTCCTCTGGCTGCTTCCAAAGATGAAGTTTTCAAGATCGTGAAAGCTGTAAAAGAAAGCTCCAGACTACCTGTGATCGCTAAACTTTCTCCCAATGTTTACAATATCGTAGAAATTGCTCTTGCCGCCCAGAAAGCCGGAGCCGATGCGCTTTGCCTGATCAATACAGTTGGTCCCGGTATGGCGATCGATGCTAAAATGGTGAAACCGGTTCTATTCAATAAATTCGGTGGACTTTCCGGTCCTTGTATCAAACCGATTGCACTCAAGTTGATCTATCAAACCCATTCTGCTGTAGATATTCCAATTTTGGGAATGGGCGGTGTAACTTATGGCATCGATGCTGTGGAAATGCTGATGGCGGGAGCCACAACGATCGGCGTGGGAACGGCTGTTTATTATCGAGGCATCGAAGTGTTCGAAAAAATTAATAATGAGATTATTGAATTTCTGGATGAAAACGGTTATGAAACTGTGGAAGATATTCTGAAGTTGGAAAAATTAAAATTGTAA
- a CDS encoding dihydroorotate dehydrogenase electron transfer subunit, with protein MNKRSTIKIARIIDEAEDIKSFVFAHDLTAKPGQFIMLTDFEGGEKPFSIADCTSNEFMITVKRIGEFTTRLFQKQVGDYVSVRGPFGSSFFVSDGNVLLVGGGYGTPPLYFLAKELLQNGAKVTVVNGAKSKEDLVFCNKFRELGVEYQNITQLGCLGREGTSVDLAEKAMEKQKFDHVYAAGPEMMMKALQPLLKDLEYEFLFERYMKCAIGICGNCTIDPIGIRLCVEGPVLPKKLVEQLTEFGKYHRDATGKRIEF; from the coding sequence ATGAATAAAAGATCAACGATCAAAATTGCGAGGATAATTGACGAAGCAGAAGATATAAAATCATTTGTTTTTGCACATGATCTGACAGCCAAACCGGGACAGTTTATTATGCTCACCGATTTTGAAGGTGGAGAAAAACCATTTTCCATTGCAGATTGTACTTCAAACGAGTTTATGATAACAGTTAAACGGATTGGAGAATTTACGACTCGACTCTTCCAGAAGCAAGTAGGCGACTACGTTTCTGTAAGAGGGCCTTTTGGGTCCTCTTTTTTTGTATCAGATGGAAATGTTTTACTTGTTGGAGGTGGTTATGGCACACCACCACTGTATTTTCTGGCAAAAGAGCTTCTGCAAAATGGCGCAAAAGTAACTGTTGTAAATGGTGCAAAATCTAAAGAAGATCTGGTTTTTTGTAATAAATTCAGAGAATTAGGTGTGGAATATCAAAATATTACCCAACTTGGATGTTTAGGTAGGGAAGGAACTTCGGTCGATCTGGCGGAAAAAGCGATGGAAAAGCAGAAATTCGATCATGTTTATGCTGCTGGTCCGGAAATGATGATGAAAGCTCTGCAGCCACTTTTGAAAGATCTGGAGTATGAATTTTTATTCGAAAGATATATGAAATGCGCCATTGGAATTTGCGGGAATTGTACGATCGATCCAATCGGAATACGACTTTGTGTGGAAGGGCCGGTTTTACCCAAGAAACTTGTAGAACAACTCACGGAATTTGGCAAATATCACCGAGATGCAACCGGTAAAAGGATAGAATTTTGA
- the pyrI gene encoding aspartate carbamoyltransferase regulatory subunit, which yields MSQVKQIKVNAIKNGTVIDHITAGKIRKVLDILHLEGNEVVMVGMNLFSNKIGRKDIVKIENKELSEFEVNSIALIAPEATLIIIKDFEVAKKAHLQLPEHIEDIINCPNPKCITNSEPIISKFKLTDDQTSQVRCLYCEKKYLIDEVKIKK from the coding sequence ATGAGTCAGGTTAAACAGATCAAAGTTAACGCAATTAAAAATGGAACAGTTATTGACCACATCACAGCCGGTAAGATCAGAAAAGTGTTGGATATTCTTCATCTGGAAGGCAACGAAGTCGTGATGGTTGGCATGAATCTTTTCAGCAATAAGATCGGTAGAAAGGATATTGTAAAGATTGAAAACAAAGAACTTTCCGAATTTGAAGTTAACAGTATTGCTCTTATTGCACCTGAAGCTACTCTTATTATAATCAAAGATTTTGAAGTCGCCAAGAAAGCACATTTACAATTGCCCGAACACATCGAAGATATTATTAATTGTCCGAATCCAAAATGTATAACAAATTCAGAACCAATTATTTCCAAATTCAAATTGACAGATGACCAGACTTCTCAGGTTAGATGTTTATATTGTGAGAAGAAATATTTGATCGACGAAGTGAAGATCAAAAAGTAA
- the pyrF gene encoding orotidine-5'-phosphate decarboxylase, with protein MTKEQFVLELEKIGAIKFGSFTLKSGLVSPFYFDLRDMISFPAILDGVADLLVEKIKDMDFDVITGIPYTALPIASLVASKLNKPLIYMRKEEKAYGTGNNVIGKFEKGAKCLVIDDLITTGASKIETAEGYEKEGVIVKDFVVVIDRSANGIAELAKQGYNLHSLISLAEIVELLQSKGLITDEKVKEVEEFTASLNKPSKKEKYINPLTQKLLNKMQEKKSNLVLSLDVTTQAEFFEMLDKVGEEIVMLKTHVDIIDDYDENFVPKLQEYSKCQNFLIFEDRKFADIGNTVRHQFRNGVYKIADWTEYVTVHMVAGEMILKGLFEGIEGHAGFVLARMSSKGNLLNETYTRKCFEAAKKNPQWVAGFIGHGNSVEDIKRFKAKFPGSEVLMMPGVKKEAGSDAMGQQYITIEQAVEGGADCIIVGRGILKADDPQAEAKLYRERAWKAYEERMKP; from the coding sequence ATGACCAAAGAACAATTTGTTCTGGAACTGGAAAAGATCGGAGCGATCAAGTTCGGCAGCTTCACTTTGAAGAGCGGGCTTGTCTCACCGTTTTATTTCGATTTGCGTGATATGATCAGCTTTCCCGCAATTCTGGATGGCGTGGCTGATCTGCTGGTGGAAAAGATCAAAGATATGGATTTTGATGTAATCACAGGAATTCCCTACACAGCTTTACCGATTGCATCACTTGTTGCTTCCAAGCTGAATAAGCCGCTGATCTACATGCGCAAAGAAGAAAAAGCCTATGGAACCGGCAACAATGTGATCGGAAAATTTGAAAAAGGTGCAAAATGTCTAGTAATAGATGATCTGATCACGACCGGAGCCAGCAAGATCGAAACAGCGGAAGGTTATGAAAAAGAAGGCGTCATAGTAAAAGATTTTGTGGTTGTTATCGACCGCAGTGCTAACGGCATAGCAGAACTGGCAAAGCAAGGTTACAATCTCCACAGCCTGATTTCTCTGGCTGAAATTGTGGAACTGCTGCAAAGCAAAGGTTTGATAACAGATGAAAAAGTGAAGGAAGTGGAAGAATTCACGGCATCATTAAACAAACCTTCTAAAAAAGAAAAATACATCAATCCGCTCACACAAAAGCTTCTGAACAAAATGCAGGAAAAGAAATCTAATCTCGTTCTTTCATTGGATGTAACTACTCAAGCAGAATTTTTCGAAATGCTGGATAAAGTTGGTGAAGAAATAGTGATGCTGAAAACGCATGTGGATATCATCGATGATTATGATGAGAATTTCGTTCCCAAACTGCAGGAATACTCCAAATGTCAGAACTTTTTGATCTTTGAAGATCGCAAATTTGCTGATATTGGCAACACAGTTCGTCATCAGTTCCGCAATGGAGTTTACAAAATAGCAGATTGGACGGAATATGTAACAGTTCACATGGTTGCGGGTGAAATGATCCTGAAAGGGTTATTTGAAGGAATCGAAGGACATGCCGGATTTGTTCTGGCACGAATGAGCAGCAAAGGAAATCTTTTGAACGAAACTTACACTCGCAAATGTTTTGAAGCTGCCAAGAAGAACCCGCAATGGGTGGCAGGTTTCATCGGGCATGGAAATTCGGTAGAAGATATTAAACGTTTCAAAGCAAAGTTTCCTGGAAGTGAAGTTCTGATGATGCCGGGAGTAAAAAAAGAAGCCGGTTCCGATGCCATGGGACAGCAATACATTACCATCGAGCAGGCAGTGGAAGGTGGAGCAGACTGCATCATTGTTGGTCGCGGAATCTTAAAAGCCGATGATCCGCAAGCTGAAGCAAAACTTTATCGCGAAAGAGCCTGGAAAGCGTATGAAGAAAGAATGAAACCTTGA
- the pyrB gene encoding aspartate carbamoyltransferase, which translates to MKNLISMRDLTTKEIMHLMEVAAKIENGDIVPDMQRKLAALLFFEPSTRTMFSFDTAMKRMNGDTIIMSGTKNTSAKKGESFADTLQTIAQYSDIIIMRSPIEGSARYASEVVDIPVVNAGDGANQHPTQALLDLYSIIKTQGSLENLSIGLAGDLRFGRTVHSLAQAMAMFGANFKFFSPSFLQMPQYIKDDLKNSGIKFKEYKDMDGNISDLDILYVTRIQKERFADPEDYEKVKGSYILEKSMLSDVKENFKVMHPLPRVDEINKDVDNTKFAYYFPQAKNGVFTRQAIISMLLGEV; encoded by the coding sequence ATGAAAAATTTGATCTCAATGCGAGATTTGACAACTAAAGAGATAATGCATCTAATGGAAGTGGCTGCCAAGATCGAGAATGGCGATATCGTTCCCGATATGCAGAGAAAACTGGCTGCGCTATTATTCTTTGAACCATCGACCAGAACGATGTTCTCGTTCGATACAGCTATGAAAAGAATGAACGGCGACACTATCATTATGAGCGGTACCAAAAATACTTCAGCCAAAAAGGGTGAAAGTTTTGCTGATACACTTCAAACTATTGCCCAATATTCCGATATTATCATTATGCGTAGCCCGATCGAAGGCTCAGCGCGTTATGCTTCAGAAGTTGTAGATATTCCAGTTGTGAATGCTGGTGACGGTGCGAATCAGCATCCCACGCAAGCTTTATTAGATCTTTATTCCATCATCAAAACACAAGGTTCATTAGAAAATTTATCAATAGGTTTAGCTGGAGATCTTCGCTTCGGTAGAACCGTTCACTCTCTGGCTCAGGCGATGGCTATGTTTGGTGCAAATTTCAAGTTTTTTTCACCATCATTTTTGCAAATGCCGCAATATATTAAAGACGATTTGAAAAATTCAGGTATAAAATTCAAAGAATATAAAGATATGGATGGAAATATCAGCGATCTTGATATTCTTTATGTTACACGCATCCAGAAAGAAAGATTTGCCGATCCCGAAGATTATGAAAAAGTAAAAGGCTCTTACATTTTAGAAAAATCTATGCTATCCGACGTAAAAGAGAATTTCAAAGTTATGCATCCTCTGCCAAGGGTCGATGAAATTAATAAAGATGTTGATAACACCAAGTTTGCCTATTATTTCCCGCAAGCAAAAAATGGAGTATTTACGCGTCAGGCGATAATATCTATGCTTCTCGGGGAGGTATAA
- a CDS encoding dihydroorotase family protein has protein sequence MKTLLTNCRTPAGIRNILIEDELISYFGAENPEHDKMIDCSNLFVLPGMIDPHVHVRDMEMAYKETWETASKAAIAGGITTIMDMPNTKPATIDLKGLAAKRKAAKKSHINYKFHLGAASHNLEEMKEILKSNFDDVAGIKVFLAGSSSNVVVEDPAKLEEIFQLAKEFEKVVLVHSEMQSFLDKWQKKISDKTILNHNELRNREASIAGTKLVLKLAEEIGNKLYICHVSTKEEIELIRKAKQLNDNIFCEVTPHHLILNETILKQVDNFGKINPPLRTKEDNLALLVAIKDGTVDCLGTDHAPHSLEEKKQEYSNAPSGFPGLETAIPMTFWLVNKGHISLKRYSQLISGNAAEIFNIEKRGEIQVGNIADLIVIDPDKNWKIEAEKFQTKAKYSPFEGMKAGCEIKICFVGGKVKLPFEGEMFCTNYEFVQNRGVR, from the coding sequence ATGAAAACACTCCTAACTAATTGCCGAACACCAGCAGGAATCAGGAACATCCTGATCGAAGATGAATTGATATCATACTTCGGAGCAGAAAATCCTGAACACGATAAAATGATCGATTGTTCTAATTTGTTTGTTCTCCCTGGTATGATCGATCCGCATGTTCATGTTCGCGACATGGAAATGGCTTACAAGGAAACCTGGGAAACTGCATCGAAAGCGGCAATTGCCGGTGGAATTACAACAATAATGGATATGCCGAATACTAAACCGGCAACAATTGATTTGAAAGGATTGGCGGCAAAAAGAAAAGCAGCAAAAAAATCTCATATTAACTACAAATTCCATTTGGGTGCTGCATCACATAATTTAGAAGAAATGAAAGAAATATTGAAATCCAATTTTGATGACGTGGCTGGGATAAAAGTTTTTCTGGCTGGTTCCAGTTCCAATGTAGTTGTAGAAGATCCTGCCAAATTAGAGGAAATTTTCCAGCTTGCAAAAGAATTTGAAAAAGTTGTGTTGGTTCATTCCGAAATGCAGTCCTTTTTAGATAAATGGCAAAAAAAGATTTCTGATAAAACAATCCTGAATCACAATGAACTTCGTAATCGAGAAGCCTCAATCGCAGGAACTAAACTGGTGCTGAAGCTGGCAGAAGAAATTGGTAATAAACTATATATCTGCCATGTTTCTACAAAAGAAGAAATCGAGTTGATCCGCAAAGCAAAGCAATTAAACGATAACATTTTCTGCGAAGTAACTCCGCATCATTTGATATTGAATGAAACAATTTTAAAGCAGGTGGATAATTTTGGTAAGATAAATCCGCCATTACGGACAAAAGAAGATAACCTAGCATTGTTAGTTGCTATCAAAGATGGAACCGTTGATTGTCTGGGAACAGATCACGCACCACATTCACTGGAAGAAAAGAAGCAAGAATATTCCAATGCTCCATCCGGTTTTCCCGGTTTGGAAACTGCAATTCCGATGACTTTCTGGTTAGTAAATAAAGGTCACATTTCATTAAAAAGATATTCGCAGTTGATCAGTGGAAATGCTGCAGAAATTTTTAACATCGAAAAACGAGGAGAGATTCAAGTTGGAAATATTGCCGATCTGATCGTGATCGATCCTGATAAAAATTGGAAGATAGAAGCTGAAAAATTCCAGACAAAAGCAAAGTATTCACCGTTTGAAGGAATGAAAGCAGGTTGTGAAATCAAGATTTGTTTTGTTGGTGGGAAAGTTAAGCTCCCCTTTGAAGGGGAGATGTTCTGCACAAATTATGAATTTGTTCAGAACAGAGGGGTTCGATGA